One genomic window of Myxocyprinus asiaticus isolate MX2 ecotype Aquarium Trade chromosome 5, UBuf_Myxa_2, whole genome shotgun sequence includes the following:
- the LOC127441520 gene encoding polypyrimidine tract-binding protein 1-like isoform X3 — MSSGAANGNDSKKFKGDIRSPGIPSRVIHVRKLPNDINEAEVISLGLPFGKVTNLLMLKGKNQAFLEMNTEESAQTMVSYYSSVTPVIRNHPIFMQYSNHKELKTDNSPNQVRAQAALQAVNAVQTGGLSLSSVDGASMGSQSPVLRVIVENLFYPVTLDVLHQIFSKFGTVLKIITFTKNNQFQALVQYADGMTAQHAKLSLDGQNIYNACCTLRISFSKLTSLNVKYNNDKSRDYTRPDLPTGDSQPSLDQQTMAAAALTAPGIISASPYAGAHGFTPTFTIHQAAGLSLPGMPPGALASLGVPGAAAAAAGRLSLSGLTAGGHSVLLVSNLNPENVTPQCLFILFGVYGDVMRVKILFNKKENALVQMSDGTQAQLAMSHLSGQKLYGKGLRVTLSKHTMVQLPREGQEDQGLTKDYSNSPLHRFKKPGSKNYSNIFPPSSTLHLSNIPPSVTEEDLRGLFLSAGAVVKAFKFFQKDRKMALIQLGSVEEAIESLIKFHNHNLGENHHLRVSFSKSTI, encoded by the exons ATGAGCTCGGGAGCAG caAATGGTAATGACAGTAAGAAGTTCAAAGGAGACATCAGGAGCCCAGGCATTCCGTCACGAGTCATTCATGTACGCAAGCTTCCCAATGACATTAATGAAGCAGAAGTCATTTCTTTGGGGCTTCCCTTTGGCAAAGTGACCAACCTTCTGATGCTGAAAGGAAAGAATCAG GCATTTCTGGAGATGAACACTGAGGAGTCAGCACAAACCATGGTCAGCTACTACTCCTCTGTCACCCCTGTCATTCGGAACCACCCAATCTTCATGCAGTATTCCAATCACAAGGAGCTGAAGACTGACAATTCACCCAACCAAGTT AGAGCGCAGGCAGCACTGCAGGCGGTGAATGCTGTTCAGACAGGAGGCTTGTCTTTGAGCAGTGTTGATGGAGCCAGCATGGGGAGCCAGAGCCCTGTACTAAGAGTTATTGTTGAAAACCTTTTCTATCCAGTTACTCTTGATGTCCTCCATCAG atCTTTTCCAAGTTTGGCACAGTTTTAAAGATCATAACCTTTACCAAAAACAACCAGTTCCAAGCTCTGGTCCAGTACGCAGATGGAATGACTGCTCAGCATGCAAAGCTG TCTTTAGATGGACAGAACATCTACAATGCGTGCTGTACCCTTCGCATCAGCTTCTCAAAGCTCACCAGCTTGAATGTTAAGTACAACAATGATAAGAGCAGAGACTACACTCGCCCTGACCTACCTACAGGAGACAGTCAGCCCTCCCTCGACCAACAGACGATGGCTGCTGCTGCCTTGA CTGCTCCTGGTATAATATCTGCATCGCCATATGCTGGAGCGCATGGTTTTACACCAACATTTACCATTCACCAGGCAGCAG GTCTGTCTCTGCCTGGTATGCCTCCTGGGGCTCTTGCATCGCTCGGGGTCCCTGGCGCTGCGGCTGCTGCTGCTGGACGGTTGAGTCTCTCGGGTCTCACTGCTGGAGGGCACAGTGTCTTGCTGGTCAGCAACCTTAACCCTGAG AACGTTACGCCCCAATGCCTCTTTATTCTTTTCG GTGTGTATGGTGACGTCATGAGAGTGAAGATTTTGTTCAACAAGAAAGAGAATGCTTTGGTGCAGATGTCTGATGGAACCCAAGCCCAACTAG CTATGAGCCACTTGAGTGGGCAGAAGCTGTATGGTAAGGGTTTGCGGGTGACTCTATCCAAACACACCATGGTGCAGCTGCCACGTGAAGGCCAAGAGGATCAGGGGCTCACCAAGGACTATAGTAACTCTCCTCTTCACCGCTTCAAAAAGCCAGGTTCCAAGAACTACTCCAACATCTTCCCTCCTTCCTCCACCCTCCACCTCTCCAACATCCC ACCTTCTGTCACTGAGGAGGATCTCAGAGGCCTGTTTCTAAGTGCAGGAGCTGTGGTGAAGGCCTTCAAGTTTTTCCA GAAAGACCGTAAAATGGCTCTCATCCAGTTGGGCTCTGTGGAGGAAGCAATCGAGTCGCTGATCAAATTTCACAATCACAACCTGGGAGAGAACCATCACCTCAGAGTGTCCTTCTCCAAGTCCACCATCTGA
- the LOC127441520 gene encoding polypyrimidine tract-binding protein 1-like isoform X2, protein MDGHLETDLYPLGSSYVAETDVHEITVGTKRGSDELFSSCISNGPYIMSSGAANGNDSKKFKGDIRSPGIPSRVIHVRKLPNDINEAEVISLGLPFGKVTNLLMLKGKNQAFLEMNTEESAQTMVSYYSSVTPVIRNHPIFMQYSNHKELKTDNSPNQVRAQAALQAVNAVQTGGLSLSSVDGASMGSQSPVLRVIVENLFYPVTLDVLHQIFSKFGTVLKIITFTKNNQFQALVQYADGMTAQHAKLSLDGQNIYNACCTLRISFSKLTSLNVKYNNDKSRDYTRPDLPTGDSQPSLDQQTMAAAALTAPGIISASPYAGAHGFTPTFTIHQAAGLSLPGMPPGALASLGVPGAAAAAAGRLSLSGLTAGGHSVLLVSNLNPENVTPQCLFILFGVYGDVMRVKILFNKKENALVQMSDGTQAQLAMSHLSGQKLYGKGLRVTLSKHTMVQLPREGQEDQGLTKDYSNSPLHRFKKPGSKNYSNIFPPSSTLHLSNIPPSVTEEDLRGLFLSAGAVVKAFKFFQKDRKMALIQLGSVEEAIESLIKFHNHNLGENHHLRVSFSKSTI, encoded by the exons ATGGACGG CCATTTAGAGACTGATTTGTATCCTCTGGGATCCAGTTACGTCGCTGAAACAGA TGTCCATGAAATAACAGTCGGCACGAAG AGGGGATCCGACGAACTCTTTTCCTCCTGCATATCTAACGGACCTTATATAATGAGCTCGGGAGCAG caAATGGTAATGACAGTAAGAAGTTCAAAGGAGACATCAGGAGCCCAGGCATTCCGTCACGAGTCATTCATGTACGCAAGCTTCCCAATGACATTAATGAAGCAGAAGTCATTTCTTTGGGGCTTCCCTTTGGCAAAGTGACCAACCTTCTGATGCTGAAAGGAAAGAATCAG GCATTTCTGGAGATGAACACTGAGGAGTCAGCACAAACCATGGTCAGCTACTACTCCTCTGTCACCCCTGTCATTCGGAACCACCCAATCTTCATGCAGTATTCCAATCACAAGGAGCTGAAGACTGACAATTCACCCAACCAAGTT AGAGCGCAGGCAGCACTGCAGGCGGTGAATGCTGTTCAGACAGGAGGCTTGTCTTTGAGCAGTGTTGATGGAGCCAGCATGGGGAGCCAGAGCCCTGTACTAAGAGTTATTGTTGAAAACCTTTTCTATCCAGTTACTCTTGATGTCCTCCATCAG atCTTTTCCAAGTTTGGCACAGTTTTAAAGATCATAACCTTTACCAAAAACAACCAGTTCCAAGCTCTGGTCCAGTACGCAGATGGAATGACTGCTCAGCATGCAAAGCTG TCTTTAGATGGACAGAACATCTACAATGCGTGCTGTACCCTTCGCATCAGCTTCTCAAAGCTCACCAGCTTGAATGTTAAGTACAACAATGATAAGAGCAGAGACTACACTCGCCCTGACCTACCTACAGGAGACAGTCAGCCCTCCCTCGACCAACAGACGATGGCTGCTGCTGCCTTGA CTGCTCCTGGTATAATATCTGCATCGCCATATGCTGGAGCGCATGGTTTTACACCAACATTTACCATTCACCAGGCAGCAG GTCTGTCTCTGCCTGGTATGCCTCCTGGGGCTCTTGCATCGCTCGGGGTCCCTGGCGCTGCGGCTGCTGCTGCTGGACGGTTGAGTCTCTCGGGTCTCACTGCTGGAGGGCACAGTGTCTTGCTGGTCAGCAACCTTAACCCTGAG AACGTTACGCCCCAATGCCTCTTTATTCTTTTCG GTGTGTATGGTGACGTCATGAGAGTGAAGATTTTGTTCAACAAGAAAGAGAATGCTTTGGTGCAGATGTCTGATGGAACCCAAGCCCAACTAG CTATGAGCCACTTGAGTGGGCAGAAGCTGTATGGTAAGGGTTTGCGGGTGACTCTATCCAAACACACCATGGTGCAGCTGCCACGTGAAGGCCAAGAGGATCAGGGGCTCACCAAGGACTATAGTAACTCTCCTCTTCACCGCTTCAAAAAGCCAGGTTCCAAGAACTACTCCAACATCTTCCCTCCTTCCTCCACCCTCCACCTCTCCAACATCCC ACCTTCTGTCACTGAGGAGGATCTCAGAGGCCTGTTTCTAAGTGCAGGAGCTGTGGTGAAGGCCTTCAAGTTTTTCCA GAAAGACCGTAAAATGGCTCTCATCCAGTTGGGCTCTGTGGAGGAAGCAATCGAGTCGCTGATCAAATTTCACAATCACAACCTGGGAGAGAACCATCACCTCAGAGTGTCCTTCTCCAAGTCCACCATCTGA
- the LOC127441520 gene encoding polypyrimidine tract-binding protein 1-like isoform X1 — MDGHLETDLYPLGSSYVAETDSVHEITVGTKRGSDELFSSCISNGPYIMSSGAANGNDSKKFKGDIRSPGIPSRVIHVRKLPNDINEAEVISLGLPFGKVTNLLMLKGKNQAFLEMNTEESAQTMVSYYSSVTPVIRNHPIFMQYSNHKELKTDNSPNQVRAQAALQAVNAVQTGGLSLSSVDGASMGSQSPVLRVIVENLFYPVTLDVLHQIFSKFGTVLKIITFTKNNQFQALVQYADGMTAQHAKLSLDGQNIYNACCTLRISFSKLTSLNVKYNNDKSRDYTRPDLPTGDSQPSLDQQTMAAAALTAPGIISASPYAGAHGFTPTFTIHQAAGLSLPGMPPGALASLGVPGAAAAAAGRLSLSGLTAGGHSVLLVSNLNPENVTPQCLFILFGVYGDVMRVKILFNKKENALVQMSDGTQAQLAMSHLSGQKLYGKGLRVTLSKHTMVQLPREGQEDQGLTKDYSNSPLHRFKKPGSKNYSNIFPPSSTLHLSNIPPSVTEEDLRGLFLSAGAVVKAFKFFQKDRKMALIQLGSVEEAIESLIKFHNHNLGENHHLRVSFSKSTI; from the exons ATGGACGG CCATTTAGAGACTGATTTGTATCCTCTGGGATCCAGTTACGTCGCTGAAACAGA CAGTGTCCATGAAATAACAGTCGGCACGAAG AGGGGATCCGACGAACTCTTTTCCTCCTGCATATCTAACGGACCTTATATAATGAGCTCGGGAGCAG caAATGGTAATGACAGTAAGAAGTTCAAAGGAGACATCAGGAGCCCAGGCATTCCGTCACGAGTCATTCATGTACGCAAGCTTCCCAATGACATTAATGAAGCAGAAGTCATTTCTTTGGGGCTTCCCTTTGGCAAAGTGACCAACCTTCTGATGCTGAAAGGAAAGAATCAG GCATTTCTGGAGATGAACACTGAGGAGTCAGCACAAACCATGGTCAGCTACTACTCCTCTGTCACCCCTGTCATTCGGAACCACCCAATCTTCATGCAGTATTCCAATCACAAGGAGCTGAAGACTGACAATTCACCCAACCAAGTT AGAGCGCAGGCAGCACTGCAGGCGGTGAATGCTGTTCAGACAGGAGGCTTGTCTTTGAGCAGTGTTGATGGAGCCAGCATGGGGAGCCAGAGCCCTGTACTAAGAGTTATTGTTGAAAACCTTTTCTATCCAGTTACTCTTGATGTCCTCCATCAG atCTTTTCCAAGTTTGGCACAGTTTTAAAGATCATAACCTTTACCAAAAACAACCAGTTCCAAGCTCTGGTCCAGTACGCAGATGGAATGACTGCTCAGCATGCAAAGCTG TCTTTAGATGGACAGAACATCTACAATGCGTGCTGTACCCTTCGCATCAGCTTCTCAAAGCTCACCAGCTTGAATGTTAAGTACAACAATGATAAGAGCAGAGACTACACTCGCCCTGACCTACCTACAGGAGACAGTCAGCCCTCCCTCGACCAACAGACGATGGCTGCTGCTGCCTTGA CTGCTCCTGGTATAATATCTGCATCGCCATATGCTGGAGCGCATGGTTTTACACCAACATTTACCATTCACCAGGCAGCAG GTCTGTCTCTGCCTGGTATGCCTCCTGGGGCTCTTGCATCGCTCGGGGTCCCTGGCGCTGCGGCTGCTGCTGCTGGACGGTTGAGTCTCTCGGGTCTCACTGCTGGAGGGCACAGTGTCTTGCTGGTCAGCAACCTTAACCCTGAG AACGTTACGCCCCAATGCCTCTTTATTCTTTTCG GTGTGTATGGTGACGTCATGAGAGTGAAGATTTTGTTCAACAAGAAAGAGAATGCTTTGGTGCAGATGTCTGATGGAACCCAAGCCCAACTAG CTATGAGCCACTTGAGTGGGCAGAAGCTGTATGGTAAGGGTTTGCGGGTGACTCTATCCAAACACACCATGGTGCAGCTGCCACGTGAAGGCCAAGAGGATCAGGGGCTCACCAAGGACTATAGTAACTCTCCTCTTCACCGCTTCAAAAAGCCAGGTTCCAAGAACTACTCCAACATCTTCCCTCCTTCCTCCACCCTCCACCTCTCCAACATCCC ACCTTCTGTCACTGAGGAGGATCTCAGAGGCCTGTTTCTAAGTGCAGGAGCTGTGGTGAAGGCCTTCAAGTTTTTCCA GAAAGACCGTAAAATGGCTCTCATCCAGTTGGGCTCTGTGGAGGAAGCAATCGAGTCGCTGATCAAATTTCACAATCACAACCTGGGAGAGAACCATCACCTCAGAGTGTCCTTCTCCAAGTCCACCATCTGA